From the genome of Varibaculum prostatecancerukia, one region includes:
- the hypD gene encoding hydrogenase formation protein HypD, with product MKYVDEFRDPEFARKLVERINSEAKHFERPLAFMEICGGHTHTIYRHGLEHLLPENVQFIHGPGCPVCVIPMGRVDDALWLANQPDVILTTFGDMMRVPGSKESLLQARARGRDVRFVYSPLDALKIAKENPDKKVIFFAIGFETTAPSTAVTLVAAKKQQVKNFSVFSNHVKIEPPLRAIVGADETRIDGFIGPGHVATVVGSDAFKFLPKEYNKPVVVTGFEPLDILQSVAMLIDQYLSGAVARGEARVENQYSRVVRHEGNLAALRLLDRVFSTRDTFEWRGLGWMPYSGMGISEEFAPWDAERLYNVPGVRVPDPPACECGSVLTGRIKPWECKVFGTACSPEKPIGTCMVSPEGACAAFYNFGRIDRETAHAIVIED from the coding sequence ATGAAGTATGTTGACGAATTCCGCGACCCCGAGTTTGCGCGCAAACTGGTAGAACGCATCAATTCGGAGGCCAAACACTTTGAGCGCCCGCTAGCATTTATGGAGATTTGCGGAGGACACACCCACACTATTTACCGGCATGGTCTAGAACATCTTTTACCAGAAAACGTGCAGTTCATTCACGGTCCGGGCTGCCCAGTGTGCGTCATCCCCATGGGACGGGTAGATGACGCGCTGTGGCTAGCTAATCAGCCGGATGTCATTTTGACGACTTTCGGGGACATGATGCGGGTGCCGGGATCTAAAGAATCTCTGCTGCAGGCGAGGGCGCGCGGGCGCGACGTCCGTTTCGTATATTCGCCCTTGGATGCTTTAAAAATTGCGAAAGAAAATCCAGATAAGAAGGTAATTTTCTTTGCGATTGGGTTCGAAACCACTGCCCCCTCCACCGCAGTTACTCTGGTAGCCGCGAAGAAACAACAGGTAAAGAACTTTTCTGTGTTTTCTAATCACGTGAAGATTGAACCGCCGCTGCGCGCGATTGTGGGCGCTGATGAAACCCGGATCGACGGTTTTATTGGTCCCGGGCATGTGGCCACGGTAGTCGGCTCGGATGCTTTCAAGTTCTTGCCAAAGGAATATAACAAACCGGTGGTAGTCACCGGGTTTGAGCCGCTCGATATTTTGCAGTCGGTAGCGATGCTAATTGACCAATATCTGTCGGGAGCAGTAGCACGTGGAGAAGCGCGAGTAGAAAATCAATACTCACGGGTAGTACGTCACGAAGGTAATCTCGCTGCTCTCAGGCTCCTGGATCGGGTATTTTCTACCCGTGACACCTTCGAGTGGCGCGGTCTAGGCTGGATGCCTTACTCCGGGATGGGGATTTCCGAGGAATTTGCCCCCTGGGATGCTGAGCGGCTGTATAACGTGCCGGGAGTGCGGGTTCCCGATCCCCCGGCCTGCGAATGCGGATCAGTACTTACCGGGCGGATTAAGCCTTGGGAATGTAAAGTGTTCGGTACCGCCTGTTCCCCGGAGAAACCCATTGGTACCTGTATGGTTTCCCCCGAGGGCGCATGTGCGGCCTTCTATAACTTCGGCCGCATTGACCGGGAAACTGCCCACGCCATCGTCATCGAAGATTAA
- the hypE gene encoding hydrogenase expression/formation protein HypE yields the protein MSALSKMKITAGLCDYQRVDPKNRLNDDELKVNSNIARVRSRGMKLKDDYVTLSHGAGGKASAALVEQVFVSGYGNEVLEELTDAGVLPLAELLGADSEGEDAFKDLAGYKLAMSTDSYVVNPTVFPGGSIGELAVNGTVNDLAVSGAIPKVISAGFILEEGLPIAELRREVQAMREAAEKAGVRIVTGDTKVVPQGSGDKLFINTAGVGIVPGERRLGASQVQRGDRIIVSGAIADHGMSVMMARGDLAIEAPIKSDTRAVNHLVEALMAAVSDTRWMRDATRGGLGTVLNELAVATGWGIAIEDESIPVHDMTRGACDMLGIDPIYVANEGMFCAVVPADQVDSALAALRALPGGEEAANIGRVVSKPESSVVMVTAFGGTRMIDMLVGDPLPRIC from the coding sequence TTGTCAGCGCTATCAAAGATGAAAATCACCGCCGGTTTGTGCGATTATCAAAGAGTGGATCCTAAAAACCGCCTAAATGATGACGAACTCAAAGTAAATTCCAATATTGCGCGGGTACGCAGCCGCGGAATGAAACTCAAAGACGACTACGTGACGCTCTCGCACGGCGCGGGCGGGAAGGCCTCTGCTGCCCTAGTTGAGCAGGTTTTCGTTTCCGGTTACGGCAACGAAGTCCTAGAGGAACTCACCGATGCCGGGGTGCTGCCCCTAGCAGAACTTCTGGGCGCGGATAGCGAGGGCGAGGACGCTTTCAAGGATCTCGCCGGCTACAAACTGGCAATGTCCACCGATTCCTATGTGGTGAACCCTACGGTATTCCCTGGGGGGTCTATCGGGGAGCTGGCGGTTAACGGTACCGTCAATGACCTGGCAGTCTCGGGCGCTATCCCCAAGGTAATTAGCGCCGGTTTTATTTTGGAGGAAGGACTGCCGATCGCGGAATTACGCCGGGAAGTACAGGCGATGCGTGAGGCCGCCGAGAAAGCTGGGGTACGGATCGTTACCGGCGACACTAAAGTGGTTCCTCAAGGTAGCGGTGACAAACTGTTCATTAACACCGCAGGGGTCGGGATAGTGCCAGGTGAGCGCCGCCTGGGTGCCTCACAGGTGCAGCGCGGAGACCGGATTATTGTTTCCGGAGCAATCGCAGATCACGGCATGTCAGTGATGATGGCGCGCGGTGATCTCGCGATTGAAGCCCCCATTAAATCCGATACTCGCGCGGTTAATCACCTGGTAGAAGCGCTAATGGCGGCGGTGTCGGATACCCGCTGGATGCGTGATGCTACACGCGGCGGTCTGGGAACGGTACTGAACGAACTAGCGGTGGCTACCGGGTGGGGGATAGCTATCGAGGACGAATCTATTCCGGTACACGATATGACTCGCGGTGCCTGCGATATGTTGGGCATCGACCCCATCTATGTGGCGAACGAAGGTATGTTCTGCGCGGTAGTTCCTGCCGATCAGGTTGATAGCGCACTGGCAGCGCTGCGAGCACTGCCCGGCGGGGAAGAAGCCGCTAATATCGGGCGGGTAGTTTCTAAACCGGAGTCATCGGTAGTGATGGTGACGGCTTTCGGGGGTACCCGGATGATTGATATGTTGGTGGGCGATCCGCTTCCGCGAATCTGCTAG
- a CDS encoding lipid II:glycine glycyltransferase FemX has translation MPILDLSNSEAVARYEEFVASSPYGHVMQSLNWAKAKNNWDSDYVYLQDDAGNITAALSILSIRNHGEHAFMYAPRGPVCNFKDIDTVKALVNEAAPVIEKRNGFVLRMDPEFAYDEEVLASYRNAGIDNLEITTRGADEHNFSNPRMNMIADISMGSHEGFLKTVKSKNKSKIKVPYKHGLETLRFHRGDPQFEETLDKFYELTKIMAERQGITYRPKDYFVRLFNAFPPEAVTLYETRTAEHEVLSCAITLGFNRKCFYIYAASSNEKRNLRPNYQMNNEAIKDAIEQGYTQYDMGAIYEVDNSGGLYSFKKAFCGEGGLLEMIGQFDWVFNPDVYAYFRK, from the coding sequence GTGCCCATTTTGGATTTATCTAATAGTGAAGCAGTAGCTCGCTATGAAGAATTCGTTGCTTCCAGTCCCTACGGTCACGTCATGCAATCCTTAAACTGGGCAAAAGCAAAGAATAACTGGGATAGTGACTACGTATATCTGCAAGACGATGCGGGAAATATTACTGCTGCCCTGTCAATACTTTCTATCAGGAACCATGGCGAGCATGCTTTTATGTATGCCCCCCGCGGTCCCGTCTGCAATTTTAAGGATATTGACACGGTGAAAGCGCTGGTAAACGAGGCCGCCCCGGTGATTGAAAAACGCAACGGTTTTGTTTTAAGGATGGACCCCGAGTTTGCCTACGACGAAGAGGTGCTTGCAAGCTATCGGAATGCCGGCATAGATAATCTGGAGATTACTACCCGCGGAGCCGATGAACACAACTTTTCTAATCCCAGGATGAATATGATTGCGGACATTTCCATGGGATCGCATGAAGGGTTTTTGAAGACCGTAAAATCAAAAAATAAAAGCAAAATAAAGGTTCCTTACAAACATGGTCTAGAAACTTTACGCTTCCATCGCGGTGATCCGCAGTTCGAGGAAACTCTCGATAAATTTTATGAACTAACCAAGATAATGGCGGAGCGGCAGGGAATCACCTATCGCCCTAAAGATTATTTCGTGCGCCTATTTAATGCATTCCCACCGGAAGCAGTAACTCTCTATGAAACTCGCACCGCCGAGCATGAGGTACTCTCCTGCGCTATCACTTTGGGATTTAACCGGAAATGTTTTTATATTTACGCTGCTAGTTCCAATGAAAAACGAAATCTGCGACCCAACTATCAAATGAACAATGAAGCGATTAAGGACGCTATTGAACAGGGATATACCCAATACGATATGGGAGCAATCTACGAGGTGGATAACTCCGGCGGACTCTACAGCTTCAAAAAAGCATTTTGTGGCGAGGGCGGTCTATTAGAAATGATCGGGCAGTTCGACTGGGTATTCAACCCCGATGTTTATGCCTACTTCCGTAAATAG
- the recO gene encoding DNA repair protein RecO has translation MRTYTDQAIVLRTTKLGEADMILTLLTLEHGQVRAVAKGLRRTSSKFGARLSPFNRVKLQLHLGRNLDTVTQAESLSLNAPAIAADYERYLSGQVMLETAEKLSEGEASRSQYRLLAGAIPALANRAHRPGMVLSSYLLRTLAIAGWAPALSACSLCGSDGPFKVFSAPAGGVVCADCQLSGGIRISDPVTKLLTLLLAGQWPQVYQADALTQGIAEEVVTAYTEWVLERKLKSLSVRERKA, from the coding sequence CTGCGAACCTATACCGACCAGGCGATTGTCCTGCGAACCACCAAGCTAGGGGAAGCAGACATGATTTTGACCCTGCTCACCCTCGAGCACGGGCAAGTGCGGGCAGTAGCTAAAGGACTGCGCCGCACCTCCTCGAAATTCGGGGCGCGTCTCAGTCCCTTTAATCGGGTAAAACTGCAGCTGCACCTGGGGAGAAATCTGGATACCGTCACCCAAGCCGAGTCGCTCAGCCTGAATGCCCCGGCGATTGCCGCCGATTATGAACGTTACCTATCCGGGCAGGTAATGTTAGAAACCGCGGAAAAACTTTCTGAGGGCGAGGCTTCGCGCAGCCAATACCGTCTGCTTGCTGGAGCAATACCAGCCTTAGCGAACCGCGCGCACCGCCCCGGCATGGTGCTATCCTCGTATCTTTTGCGCACCCTTGCGATTGCCGGATGGGCTCCGGCTTTAAGCGCGTGTTCCCTCTGCGGATCTGACGGCCCCTTTAAAGTATTCTCGGCGCCAGCAGGTGGGGTGGTATGCGCAGATTGCCAGCTCAGCGGAGGAATACGCATCTCAGATCCAGTAACCAAGCTGCTTACTTTGCTGCTTGCCGGGCAATGGCCACAGGTTTACCAGGCAGATGCTCTAACCCAGGGCATCGCAGAAGAAGTGGTTACTGCCTATACCGAGTGGGTTTTAGAGAGAAAACTAAAATCCCTGTCGGTCAGGGAACGCAAGGCATAA
- the uppS gene encoding polyprenyl diphosphate synthase gives MSDKDLVATIPPGQGASIPPLSQVPTHVALIMDGNGRWANQQGLPRTAGHQAGELSLMDTLAGAVEAGVKMVSVYAFSTENWKRSPAEVRFLMGYSRDVIRRRSRELNDWNVRIVWSGRRGRLWKSVIKELEAAADLTRKNTGMVFNMCINYGGRAELVDAARAVARRVAAGEISENHIREDTLAREMYLGGMPDVDLLIRTSGEQRLSNFLLWQCAYAELSFVPEMWPDFKREQLWRELAAFGGRNRRFGGAKDQPQGS, from the coding sequence ATGAGCGATAAAGACTTGGTAGCAACTATTCCCCCCGGGCAGGGCGCCTCCATACCTCCGTTATCGCAGGTTCCCACCCACGTGGCGCTAATCATGGATGGCAATGGACGCTGGGCTAATCAACAGGGTTTGCCGCGCACGGCAGGGCATCAAGCCGGAGAACTGTCGCTGATGGACACCCTGGCAGGAGCAGTCGAGGCTGGGGTGAAAATGGTGAGCGTCTATGCTTTTTCCACCGAGAATTGGAAACGCTCCCCGGCGGAAGTGCGTTTCCTTATGGGGTATTCGCGAGACGTGATTCGCCGGCGCTCCCGCGAACTCAACGACTGGAACGTGCGCATAGTGTGGTCGGGGCGGCGCGGGCGCCTCTGGAAGTCAGTTATCAAAGAATTAGAAGCTGCCGCCGATTTGACCAGGAAAAACACCGGGATGGTGTTCAATATGTGTATAAATTACGGAGGACGCGCGGAACTGGTGGACGCTGCCCGCGCAGTTGCCCGCCGGGTAGCGGCCGGGGAAATCAGCGAAAACCATATCCGCGAGGACACCTTAGCGCGAGAAATGTATCTAGGAGGAATGCCGGATGTGGATTTACTGATCCGCACCTCCGGGGAACAGCGCCTGTCTAATTTCTTGCTGTGGCAATGTGCCTATGCGGAACTTAGCTTTGTTCCCGAGATGTGGCCAGATTTTAAACGGGAACAACTCTGGCGGGAACTAGCAGCTTTTGGAGGGCGCAATCGGCGTTTTGGAGGAGCCAAAGATCAGCCCCAAGGCTCCTAA
- a CDS encoding DegT/DnrJ/EryC1/StrS family aminotransferase: protein MTQSAFLPLKNCLATLTDTRAEDWFLFMRARHGMATVYQTLHQCFGQGTVTTQAYTCVTAINPILVAGLKPEYGDIDPDSIALVPDFAPLHEQTRAVVWQNTFGILADSKAALLRSRVQSTPAIFLEDSAHCVGSMLRDNQGEPLADISVHSFGVEKLLPTKFGGAIWINPRLKERSPQHQRFVEELKTACAGVRAPQGREEKAMRRYFNQVRVLNHLPQMLSAPLRKTLIKTDRFLAPIIPLEQQGKLDRAPALPSKWVADQALSQLNKIEATRRRRQQVQHVYQEKLRRRLQIPADISDSQALVRFPIFVEGATSANGAESLFSFLHARGYYPGRWYRPALFPGVKDYELYNLDPELSDLPNTERLIESAINLPTQESVPRAQEIVSLVNQWVGDNS from the coding sequence ATGACCCAAAGTGCGTTCCTACCGTTGAAAAACTGTCTCGCTACGCTTACTGATACTCGCGCTGAAGATTGGTTCTTATTTATGCGCGCCCGCCACGGGATGGCAACCGTCTACCAAACCTTGCACCAATGCTTTGGCCAGGGAACGGTAACCACTCAGGCGTATACCTGTGTCACTGCGATTAACCCCATCTTGGTGGCTGGTCTTAAACCCGAATACGGGGATATTGATCCCGATTCCATCGCTTTAGTCCCCGACTTCGCGCCCCTCCATGAGCAGACGCGGGCGGTGGTGTGGCAGAACACTTTCGGAATTCTCGCGGACAGCAAGGCGGCGCTGTTGCGTTCGCGGGTTCAGAGCACCCCGGCGATTTTTCTGGAAGACTCCGCTCACTGCGTCGGATCAATGCTTCGCGATAACCAGGGAGAACCACTGGCGGATATTTCGGTGCACTCTTTCGGGGTAGAAAAACTTCTGCCTACCAAGTTTGGGGGTGCTATCTGGATTAATCCGCGCCTGAAGGAGCGCAGCCCGCAGCACCAACGCTTTGTGGAAGAGCTTAAGACCGCTTGCGCCGGGGTGCGCGCTCCCCAGGGGCGCGAAGAAAAAGCCATGCGCCGCTATTTTAACCAAGTGCGGGTACTCAACCATTTACCGCAGATGCTCTCGGCTCCCCTGCGGAAAACTCTAATAAAAACCGATAGATTTTTAGCCCCGATTATTCCCCTGGAGCAGCAGGGAAAGTTAGACCGTGCCCCCGCTTTGCCCTCCAAGTGGGTGGCAGATCAGGCGCTTTCGCAATTGAATAAGATTGAAGCTACTCGGCGGCGACGCCAGCAAGTGCAGCACGTTTATCAAGAAAAGCTCAGGCGGCGGCTGCAAATACCGGCAGATATCAGTGATTCCCAGGCTCTAGTGCGTTTCCCGATATTTGTTGAGGGCGCTACCTCGGCCAATGGGGCGGAAAGCCTCTTTTCTTTCTTGCACGCGCGCGGCTATTACCCGGGACGCTGGTATCGACCGGCACTATTTCCTGGGGTAAAAGACTACGAGCTCTACAACCTAGATCCTGAGCTTTCCGACTTGCCCAATACCGAGCGCCTGATAGAAAGCGCCATTAACCTTCCCACGCAGGAAAGCGTTCCGCGAGCCCAAGAAATCGTCTCCCTGGTAAACCAGTGGGTAGGCGATAACTCCTAA
- the miaB gene encoding tRNA (N6-isopentenyl adenosine(37)-C2)-methylthiotransferase MiaB: MTSNDKMPRTYHVRTLGCQMNEHDSERMAGLLEADGLVPVELVPAAAARATNAGDGGADVVVINTCSVREAAANRLFGNLGQLASVKRERPGMQIAVGGCLAQQMREKIIEKAPYVDAVFGTHNIDVLPALLRRSAHNRQAAVEIAESLKVFPSTLPTRRESAYSAWVSISVGCNNTCTFCIVPSLRGRERDRRPGEVLAEVEAVVAQGALEVTLLGQNVNSYGAGFGDRGAFAKLLRACGNVEDLERVRFTSPHPAAFSDDVIWAMAETENVMPTLHMPLQSGSDTILRAMRRSYRQKRFLGILDKVRQAMPEAAISTDIIVGFPGETEEDFQQTLEVVEQARFASAFTFLYSPRPGTPAADREDQIPHQVKLERYNRLIALQEKICLAENQKLEGSTVEVLVAEGEGRKDQETHRVSGRARDGRLVHVALPAGQKAPRPGDIVTAKVTYGAPHNLIADSALNGGMFSVRATRAGDAWEARQSKEEEYSQQVSLGIPAIRPRG; encoded by the coding sequence ATGACAAGCAACGATAAAATGCCCCGAACCTACCATGTGCGCACCCTGGGGTGCCAGATGAACGAGCATGACTCCGAACGCATGGCGGGTCTGCTAGAAGCTGACGGCCTGGTGCCAGTAGAGCTGGTGCCGGCCGCCGCCGCGCGCGCCACCAATGCAGGTGACGGGGGAGCAGATGTAGTCGTAATCAACACCTGTTCGGTGCGGGAAGCTGCAGCTAACCGCCTGTTCGGGAACCTGGGGCAACTAGCCAGCGTGAAGCGGGAGCGCCCCGGAATGCAGATCGCGGTCGGGGGTTGCCTAGCGCAACAGATGCGCGAGAAAATCATTGAAAAAGCCCCCTACGTGGACGCGGTTTTCGGTACCCACAATATTGACGTCCTCCCCGCCCTGCTGCGCAGATCCGCCCATAACCGGCAGGCAGCGGTAGAAATCGCAGAATCTCTAAAGGTATTTCCCTCCACTTTGCCTACCCGCCGCGAATCCGCCTATTCCGCCTGGGTATCCATCTCGGTGGGTTGTAATAACACCTGTACTTTCTGCATTGTTCCTTCTTTGCGAGGGCGCGAACGCGATCGGCGTCCTGGGGAAGTACTCGCGGAAGTTGAGGCCGTGGTGGCACAGGGAGCTTTGGAGGTTACCTTACTGGGGCAAAACGTGAACTCTTATGGAGCCGGATTTGGTGATCGCGGAGCCTTCGCTAAGCTGCTGCGTGCCTGCGGAAATGTTGAAGATTTAGAGCGGGTACGCTTCACTTCCCCCCATCCGGCAGCCTTTAGTGATGACGTGATTTGGGCGATGGCGGAAACTGAAAACGTGATGCCCACTTTGCATATGCCGTTGCAGTCGGGTTCCGATACTATTTTGCGCGCGATGCGCCGCTCCTACCGGCAAAAACGTTTCCTAGGGATACTAGATAAGGTACGTCAGGCCATGCCTGAGGCCGCGATTTCAACTGATATTATTGTCGGCTTCCCGGGGGAAACCGAGGAAGACTTCCAACAAACCCTAGAGGTAGTGGAGCAGGCCCGTTTTGCTTCTGCCTTCACTTTCCTGTATTCGCCGCGTCCGGGCACTCCGGCGGCCGATCGCGAGGATCAGATTCCTCACCAGGTCAAGCTAGAGCGTTACAACCGTTTGATTGCCTTGCAGGAAAAGATTTGCCTGGCAGAAAACCAAAAGTTGGAAGGAAGCACCGTTGAAGTTTTAGTGGCTGAGGGCGAGGGTCGAAAAGATCAAGAAACTCACCGGGTGTCAGGCAGGGCGCGCGATGGTCGCCTAGTCCACGTGGCGCTACCTGCCGGACAGAAAGCTCCACGACCTGGAGATATCGTGACTGCGAAAGTTACTTACGGCGCGCCTCATAACCTGATTGCGGATTCCGCCCTCAACGGGGGAATGTTCTCGGTGCGCGCTACTAGAGCCGGAGATGCCTGGGAAGCGCGCCAAAGTAAAGAAGAAGAATACTCCCAGCAGGTGTCTCTGGGAATTCCCGCTATTCGTCCTCGTGGGTAG
- a CDS encoding DUF1015 domain-containing protein, which translates to MPKLRPFRALRPTSEAAPRVVALPYDVMNREEAAEQGKDPDSYLHITRAEIDLPSSVDQHADQVHEQAAANLADFIDRGVLVREDRPCLYLYRETWRGAAQVGIVGCAQVVDYQNGTIKRHEKTLAIKESDRIKHFDRVNAHTEPVFLTYRANQEIDEITARVTKETPLLEGKTLDGTRHELWPLSDEDTASAARALEALDYFYIADGHHRSASAAKVGLTRPQRPEAPWNEFLVVAVPDHDLRCLPYNRLVLDWGDTNPAQFLNDLAQVAAITELGKFAPPENAGSFSMYLGGKWYACSFHPGVIAGKKLPDSLDVSLLQEKVLSPLLGIKDPRTSERIDFVGGIRGDGELKAAVDNGAACAFYMYPTQIDQVMEVADADKIMPPKSTWFEPKLGSGLFAHPLWD; encoded by the coding sequence ATGCCGAAGTTGCGTCCTTTTCGCGCTCTGCGTCCCACTAGCGAGGCCGCCCCGCGAGTAGTGGCACTGCCCTATGACGTCATGAACCGGGAGGAGGCGGCAGAACAGGGCAAAGACCCCGATTCCTATCTACATATCACCCGCGCGGAGATTGATTTACCCTCAAGCGTGGATCAACACGCTGACCAGGTGCACGAGCAGGCCGCCGCCAATCTGGCCGATTTTATTGACCGTGGGGTGCTGGTCCGTGAAGACCGCCCCTGCCTGTATCTGTACCGGGAGACTTGGCGAGGCGCCGCCCAGGTGGGAATCGTCGGGTGCGCCCAGGTAGTCGATTATCAAAACGGAACTATTAAGCGGCACGAAAAAACTTTGGCAATCAAAGAGTCCGACCGAATTAAACATTTCGACCGGGTAAATGCCCACACGGAACCGGTGTTTCTCACCTATCGAGCCAATCAAGAAATCGACGAGATCACCGCGAGGGTAACCAAAGAAACACCACTGCTTGAGGGCAAAACTTTAGATGGTACCCGCCATGAGCTTTGGCCCTTATCGGATGAAGATACCGCCTCGGCTGCTCGCGCCCTAGAGGCGCTGGACTACTTCTATATTGCCGATGGGCATCACCGCTCCGCATCGGCGGCAAAAGTGGGACTTACTCGCCCGCAGCGCCCCGAAGCTCCCTGGAATGAGTTTTTAGTGGTAGCGGTTCCCGACCACGACTTGCGCTGCCTTCCCTATAACCGGCTAGTGCTTGATTGGGGAGATACTAACCCCGCGCAGTTCTTGAACGACTTAGCGCAGGTAGCGGCGATAACTGAACTAGGAAAGTTCGCTCCCCCAGAAAATGCCGGCTCGTTCAGTATGTATCTGGGCGGCAAATGGTATGCATGCAGTTTCCATCCCGGGGTTATAGCTGGTAAAAAGCTGCCCGATTCCTTAGACGTATCTTTGCTGCAAGAAAAAGTGCTTTCTCCCCTACTGGGAATTAAAGATCCCCGCACCAGCGAGCGCATCGATTTCGTAGGCGGGATTCGCGGGGATGGCGAGCTGAAAGCAGCGGTAGATAATGGCGCGGCGTGTGCCTTCTATATGTATCCCACCCAGATTGACCAAGTGATGGAAGTGGCAGATGCCGATAAAATCATGCCCCCTAAGTCCACTTGGTTCGAGCCGAAACTGGGCAGTGGCCTGTTTGCCCATCCTCTCTGGGATTAG
- a CDS encoding HypC/HybG/HupF family hydrogenase formation chaperone, with the protein MCLGVPAEIVAFDENESGRAKVSLSGVERMISTDLLADEGLKVGDWVLVHVGFAMSQIDAEEAATTLDQIRKLGQFESELEQFKTTSV; encoded by the coding sequence ATGTGTTTGGGAGTTCCTGCCGAAATTGTGGCATTCGATGAAAATGAGAGCGGCCGCGCCAAGGTTTCGCTATCCGGGGTTGAACGGATGATTTCCACAGATCTGCTGGCAGACGAGGGTTTGAAAGTTGGTGATTGGGTGCTGGTACATGTGGGATTTGCGATGTCACAGATCGACGCGGAAGAGGCCGCCACCACTTTGGATCAGATCAGAAAACTGGGGCAGTTCGAAAGCGAACTAGAGCAATTTAAGACCACCTCGGTCTAA
- the miaA gene encoding tRNA (adenosine(37)-N6)-dimethylallyltransferase MiaA → MDASKLPLVAVVGLTASGKSGFSLQLARALGERGITCEIISADAFQLYRGMDIGTAKVPLEERGGIPHHLLDVLELAEKASVAAYQRSCRPVINELRARKALPMLVGGSGLYVRAALDEIEFPGTDSAVRERITAQAVQLGAEKMHQRLAEVDPESAARILPSNVRRVIRALEVYEITGKKFSATMPRREYFQPTLQLGINWPLAVLDERISQRTAQMLAHGFIQEVAQLEKQGLAHTPTACRATGYQAVMDLLAGKITREEAAEQISLHTRQLARKQRKWFRKDPRIHWLDGEAGTSANLDQALTLLEIEH, encoded by the coding sequence ATGGATGCTTCCAAACTTCCTCTCGTTGCGGTAGTTGGGCTAACAGCCAGTGGAAAATCCGGTTTTTCCCTGCAGCTAGCCCGGGCGTTAGGAGAGCGTGGCATTACCTGCGAGATTATTTCTGCTGATGCCTTCCAGCTCTACCGGGGAATGGATATCGGGACCGCGAAAGTTCCTCTAGAGGAGCGCGGAGGGATTCCCCACCATCTACTGGATGTTCTGGAACTAGCGGAAAAAGCCTCAGTAGCTGCCTATCAGCGCAGTTGCCGCCCGGTGATTAACGAACTTCGCGCGCGGAAAGCCCTGCCGATGCTGGTGGGAGGGAGCGGGCTCTATGTGCGCGCCGCCTTGGATGAAATCGAGTTTCCCGGAACTGATAGCGCTGTCAGGGAACGGATTACCGCCCAGGCAGTGCAACTGGGGGCAGAAAAAATGCATCAACGCCTTGCCGAAGTAGATCCGGAGTCCGCTGCCAGAATCTTGCCCAGCAATGTACGCCGAGTTATCCGCGCGCTGGAAGTATATGAGATAACCGGCAAAAAATTTTCTGCCACTATGCCGCGGCGGGAATATTTTCAGCCTACTTTGCAGTTGGGAATCAACTGGCCACTAGCAGTGCTCGATGAGCGCATTAGCCAGCGCACCGCCCAAATGTTGGCACACGGATTTATCCAAGAAGTTGCGCAGCTAGAAAAACAGGGACTGGCCCATACCCCCACGGCTTGCCGCGCCACCGGCTACCAGGCGGTTATGGATTTGCTGGCCGGAAAAATCACCCGCGAAGAGGCCGCAGAGCAAATCTCGCTACATACCCGGCAGTTAGCCCGCAAACAGCGTAAATGGTTCCGCAAAGACCCGAGAATCCATTGGCTAGACGGCGAAGCAGGCACGTCGGCCAACCTAGACCAAGCCCTAACTCTCCTCGAAATCGAGCATTAG